One Desulfuromonas sp. DNA window includes the following coding sequences:
- a CDS encoding imidazole glycerol phosphate synthase subunit HisF → MLTKRIIPCLDVKDGRVVKGVQFLELRDAGDPVEAAEAYDRQGADELTFLDITASSDNRGIILDVVARTAERCFMPLTVGGGVRSCEDIRNLLNAGADKVSINTAAVHNPEFVKEAAERFGSQCTVVAIDARRVPGNDPLAWEVYTHGGRNPTGIDALEWAERMEAYGAGEILLTSMDCDGTRDGYDIELTRAISDRVSIPVIASGGVGNLEHIREGLVEGGASAALAASIFHFREYTIDECKEYLREHNVPVRL, encoded by the coding sequence ATGTTAACCAAAAGAATTATCCCATGTCTCGATGTCAAGGACGGTCGCGTCGTCAAGGGCGTGCAGTTCCTCGAACTGCGCGACGCCGGTGACCCGGTTGAAGCGGCCGAGGCCTATGACCGGCAGGGCGCCGACGAGCTGACATTTCTCGACATCACCGCCTCGAGTGACAACCGCGGGATCATCCTCGACGTTGTTGCCCGAACGGCGGAACGTTGCTTCATGCCGCTGACGGTCGGCGGCGGCGTGCGCAGTTGTGAAGATATTCGTAATCTCCTGAACGCCGGAGCCGACAAGGTTTCGATCAACACGGCAGCGGTCCATAATCCTGAATTTGTCAAGGAGGCGGCCGAGCGGTTCGGTTCCCAGTGCACGGTCGTTGCCATCGATGCCCGCCGGGTGCCGGGAAATGATCCGCTGGCCTGGGAAGTCTACACCCATGGCGGCCGCAACCCGACCGGAATCGATGCCCTCGAATGGGCCGAACGCATGGAGGCGTACGGGGCCGGCGAAATCCTGTTGACCTCGATGGATTGTGACGGCACCAGGGATGGCTACGATATTGAGCTGACCCGGGCGATCAGTGACCGGGTTTCGATCCCGGTCATCGCCTCCGGTGGGGTCGGCAACCTCGAACATATCCGTGAAGGGCTGGTCGAGGGGGGCGCGAGTGCCGCCCTGGCCGCCAGCATCTTCCACTTTCGGGAATATACGATCGACGAGTGCAAGGAATACCTGCGGGAGCATAATGTGCCTGTGCGGTTGTAG
- a CDS encoding plasmid stabilization protein, whose amino-acid sequence MAQVVWTEPALDDLDAIAEYIALSNLPSAKKLIQTVFDTVSRLGQHPESGRTPPELEGLNYCEVVVPPCRVFYRVADDEVLILHVMRQEQDMRKFMASLDQE is encoded by the coding sequence ATGGCTCAAGTAGTATGGACCGAACCGGCACTGGATGATCTCGATGCGATTGCCGAGTACATCGCTTTAAGTAATCTGCCGTCGGCAAAAAAGCTGATCCAGACAGTATTCGATACGGTTTCACGCCTCGGGCAGCATCCGGAGTCGGGGAGAACTCCGCCGGAGCTGGAGGGGCTCAACTACTGTGAGGTCGTTGTTCCGCCCTGCCGTGTTTTCTATCGTGTTGCCGATGACGAGGTTCTGATCCTGCACGTCATGCGACAGGAGCAGGATATGCGGAAGTTCATGGCGTCATTGGATCAGGAATAG
- a CDS encoding prevent-host-death family protein gives MKVELVTSLKRQATKILADLHESKEPVLITEHGRPSAYLVDVGDYEFMQSRMQILEAVARGERAALEGRTLGEDEARDKMRKWLK, from the coding sequence ATGAAGGTCGAACTTGTCACCAGCCTGAAACGCCAGGCGACAAAAATTCTCGCCGATCTGCACGAATCGAAGGAGCCGGTCCTGATCACCGAGCATGGCCGCCCCTCGGCTTACCTGGTCGATGTCGGCGATTACGAATTCATGCAGAGCCGCATGCAGATTCTCGAGGCGGTGGCGCGGGGAGAGCGGGCTGCCCTTGAGGGGCGCACCCTGGGTGAAGATGAGGCCCGGGACAAGATGCGCAAATGGCTCAAGTAG
- a CDS encoding 1-(5-phosphoribosyl)-5-((5-phosphoribosylamino)methylideneamino)imidazole-4-carboxamide isomerase (catalyzes the formation of 5-(5-phospho-1-deoxyribulos-1-ylamino)methylideneamino-l-(5-hosphoribosyl)imidazole-4-carboxamide from 1-(5-phosphoribosyl)-5-[(5-phosphoribosylamino)methylideneamino] imidazole-4-carboxamide), which yields MIIIPAIDLKEGRCVRLEQGLMEKDTVYSDDPAAQAKTWEEQGGELLHIVDLDGAFAGVPKNKEAIEAIVKAIDIPTELGGGIRDLETIEAYLQLGVGRVILGTIAKENPGLVEEACRKFPGKIVVGIDAKDGLVAVRGWADVTEKLATELAKEMEGFGVEAIIYTDIARDGMMQGPNIEATKALAEAISIPVIASGGVSHLRDIMQLMSIEESGVSGVITGKAIYTGALDLREAVELTKKK from the coding sequence ATGATCATTATTCCCGCGATAGATTTGAAAGAAGGCCGCTGTGTTCGACTCGAACAGGGCCTGATGGAAAAAGATACGGTCTACAGTGACGATCCGGCCGCCCAGGCCAAAACCTGGGAGGAACAGGGCGGCGAGTTGCTGCATATCGTTGATCTCGACGGGGCCTTTGCCGGTGTGCCGAAGAACAAGGAGGCGATCGAGGCGATCGTCAAGGCGATTGATATCCCGACCGAACTCGGCGGCGGCATCCGTGATCTCGAGACGATCGAGGCCTATCTTCAACTCGGTGTCGGCCGGGTAATTCTCGGGACGATTGCCAAAGAGAATCCGGGCCTGGTCGAAGAGGCCTGCCGCAAGTTCCCCGGCAAAATTGTCGTCGGCATTGATGCCAAAGACGGTCTGGTCGCAGTGCGCGGCTGGGCTGACGTCACCGAGAAGCTGGCGACTGAGCTGGCCAAGGAGATGGAGGGGTTCGGTGTCGAAGCGATCATTTATACCGATATCGCCCGCGACGGCATGATGCAGGGGCCGAACATCGAGGCGACGAAGGCGCTCGCCGAAGCGATCTCGATCCCGGTCATCGCCTCGGGTGGTGTGTCGCATCTGCGTGATATCATGCAGCTGATGAGTATCGAAGAGTCGGGGGTCTCCGGTGTCATCACCGGCAAGGCGATTTATACCGGCGCGCTGGATTTGCGTGAGGCGGTAGAGCTCACGAAAAAGAAATAA
- a CDS encoding imidazole glycerol phosphate synthase subunit HisH: MKNNIVIIDYEMGNLRSVAKAFEKLGFSARVSSDPADIPGADKIVLPGVGAFRDCIGNLRSGGFVEPLLAHVEQEKPLLGICVGMQMLFDESEEFGRYQGLGLLPGKVRRFPLDMEEGGERLKVPHMGWNTIEFNPETPLFNHVDQQSYVYFVHSYYCDAEDSTVVAATCRYGNIEFCAAARKGNLMATQFHPEKSQAIGLQIFKNFGEI, encoded by the coding sequence ATGAAAAACAACATCGTCATTATCGACTACGAAATGGGTAATTTGCGAAGCGTCGCCAAGGCCTTCGAAAAGCTCGGGTTTTCGGCCCGCGTCAGTTCCGACCCGGCCGATATTCCGGGAGCGGACAAGATCGTGCTGCCCGGGGTCGGTGCCTTCCGCGACTGTATCGGCAACCTGCGTAGTGGTGGTTTTGTCGAGCCGCTGCTGGCGCATGTTGAGCAGGAAAAACCGCTGCTCGGTATCTGTGTCGGCATGCAGATGCTGTTTGATGAGAGTGAGGAGTTCGGTCGATATCAGGGGCTGGGGCTTCTGCCCGGCAAGGTCCGCCGGTTTCCGCTCGATATGGAAGAAGGCGGCGAACGGCTCAAGGTTCCGCACATGGGGTGGAATACAATTGAGTTCAATCCGGAGACACCGCTGTTCAACCATGTCGATCAGCAGAGCTACGTCTATTTCGTGCACTCCTACTACTGTGATGCCGAGGATTCGACGGTTGTCGCCGCGACCTGCCGCTACGGCAATATCGAGTTCTGTGCGGCCGCCCGGAAAGGCAACCTCATGGCGACCCAGTTTCATCCGGAGAAGAGCCAGGCGATCGGGCTGCAGATATTTAAGAACTTTGGAGAAATTTAA
- a CDS encoding imidazoleglycerol-phosphate dehydratase HisB encodes MSRKASIDRKTTETKIRLNLNLEGKGDYDIDTGVPFFDHMLTQVARHGFFGIKIKAIGDLEIDAHHTVEDLGICLGEAFKSAIGNKKGIRRFGRSTMPMHEALASVIVDFSGRPLLVFNAELPKVKVGDFDVELVEEFFVAFCNHAGANIHVNLAYGENLHHIIEAIFKALGRALDEATGIDPRITDVMSSKGKLE; translated from the coding sequence ATGAGCCGCAAGGCATCTATTGATCGTAAAACGACGGAAACGAAGATCCGGTTGAATCTCAACCTTGAGGGGAAGGGTGACTACGATATCGATACCGGCGTCCCTTTTTTCGACCACATGTTGACCCAGGTTGCCAGGCACGGTTTTTTCGGGATCAAGATCAAGGCGATCGGTGATCTCGAAATCGATGCGCATCACACCGTCGAGGACCTCGGGATCTGCCTCGGTGAAGCGTTCAAGAGCGCCATTGGCAACAAGAAGGGGATCCGCCGGTTTGGTCGCAGCACCATGCCGATGCATGAAGCGCTCGCTTCGGTAATCGTAGATTTCTCCGGCCGGCCGCTGCTGGTCTTTAATGCCGAGCTGCCGAAGGTCAAGGTCGGTGATTTCGATGTCGAGCTGGTCGAAGAGTTCTTTGTCGCTTTCTGTAATCACGCCGGGGCCAATATCCACGTCAATCTCGCCTACGGTGAAAACCTGCACCATATCATCGAAGCGATCTTCAAGGCGCTCGGCCGGGCCCTCGACGAGGCGACCGGGATCGACCCGCGGATTACCGACGTGATGTCGTCGAAGGGCAAACTGGAATAG
- the hisD gene encoding histidinol dehydrogenase — protein MIPIYGIDDPGFDAALKKIVDRGAQAPAGVEETVSAIVAAVRQEGDAALFRYTARFDRLELSAQTIQVTSDEIERALAAVEPEALAALELAAERIAAYHEKQLTETWISKEEPDVHLGQLVQPLDKVGIYVPGGKASYPSSVLMNAIPAKVAGVGEVIMVVPMPDGEANPYVLAAAKIARVDRIFRIGGAQAVAALAYGTESVPRVDKITGPGNIYVATAKKQVFGQVDIDMIAGPSEILIINDGSGNPAHLAADLLSQAEHDEIASSILLTTDAAMARRVQAAVAEQLEQLPRAAIARKSIADYGAIIVTSDILEAIDFSNRIAPEHLELAVDEPFDLLDGIRHAGAVFLGHHTPEAAGDYLAGPNHTLPTGGTARFFSPLGVDDFIKKSSLVYFSRDGLQRLGDKIVTIAELEGLTAHARSVSIRLKKD, from the coding sequence ATGATACCGATATACGGAATTGACGATCCCGGTTTCGATGCGGCTCTGAAAAAGATTGTCGATCGGGGGGCGCAGGCTCCCGCCGGTGTTGAGGAGACGGTCAGCGCGATCGTTGCCGCGGTTCGGCAGGAGGGCGACGCCGCCCTGTTCCGGTACACGGCCCGCTTCGACCGCCTCGAATTATCGGCGCAGACCATCCAGGTTACTTCGGATGAGATCGAACGGGCCCTGGCGGCGGTTGAACCGGAAGCGCTCGCCGCCCTCGAGTTGGCGGCCGAACGGATTGCCGCCTACCACGAAAAACAGCTTACCGAAACCTGGATTTCAAAAGAAGAGCCGGATGTCCACCTCGGGCAGCTGGTGCAGCCGCTCGACAAGGTCGGCATCTATGTGCCGGGCGGCAAGGCATCCTATCCCTCATCGGTTTTGATGAATGCCATCCCGGCCAAGGTCGCCGGAGTCGGCGAAGTGATCATGGTGGTGCCGATGCCGGACGGCGAGGCCAATCCGTATGTGCTGGCGGCGGCGAAGATCGCCCGGGTTGACCGGATTTTCAGAATCGGCGGCGCTCAGGCGGTGGCAGCCCTTGCCTACGGGACCGAGTCGGTGCCGCGGGTCGACAAGATCACCGGTCCGGGTAATATTTATGTCGCCACCGCCAAGAAACAGGTCTTCGGACAGGTCGACATCGACATGATCGCCGGGCCGAGTGAAATCCTGATTATCAACGACGGCAGCGGCAACCCGGCCCACCTCGCGGCCGACCTGCTGTCACAGGCCGAACATGACGAGATCGCTTCCTCGATCCTGCTGACTACCGACGCGGCCATGGCCAGGCGGGTGCAGGCGGCTGTCGCCGAGCAGCTTGAACAGCTGCCGCGCGCCGCGATCGCCCGCAAGTCGATCGCCGACTACGGCGCGATTATCGTTACCTCCGATATCCTCGAAGCAATCGATTTCAGCAACCGGATCGCACCGGAGCACCTCGAACTGGCGGTCGATGAGCCGTTTGATCTTCTTGACGGCATCCGTCACGCCGGCGCTGTCTTCCTCGGACATCATACTCCGGAAGCGGCCGGTGATTATCTCGCCGGTCCGAACCATACCCTGCCGACCGGCGGCACGGCGCGGTTCTTTTCGCCGCTCGGGGTTGATGACTTTATCAAGAAATCGAGCCTGGTTTATTTTTCCCGGGATGGGTTGCAGCGTCTCGGCGACAAGATTGTCACTATCGCCGAACTCGAAGGACTGACTGCCCACGCCCGGTCTGTCTCTATTCGATTGAAGAAGGATTAA
- a CDS encoding ATP phosphoribosyltransferase, translated as MSSDIITFALPKGRIMQDSMELFGRIGITCPEMEEDNRKLVFENREAGYRFMAVRATDVPTYVDYGCADIGVVGKDTLLEQGKDLYEPLDLKFGYCRLVVAEPKELLQDDDPANWSNIRVATKYPNVTEKYFAAKGVQVELIKLYGSIELAPLVGLSERIVDLVSTGATLRDNGMVEVETIAEITTRLIVNRASLKTKHTKISRIIDDLEKVIDDEVKISV; from the coding sequence ATGAGTAGTGATATAATTACCTTTGCCCTGCCGAAGGGTCGGATTATGCAGGATTCGATGGAGCTCTTCGGCCGGATTGGCATCACCTGTCCCGAGATGGAAGAGGATAATCGCAAGCTGGTGTTTGAAAACCGCGAGGCCGGTTACCGGTTCATGGCGGTCCGGGCGACCGACGTGCCGACCTATGTCGATTACGGTTGCGCCGACATCGGTGTCGTCGGCAAGGATACCCTGCTTGAACAGGGGAAGGATCTGTACGAACCGCTCGACCTCAAGTTCGGTTATTGCCGGCTGGTGGTGGCCGAGCCGAAAGAATTGCTGCAGGATGATGACCCGGCCAACTGGTCGAACATCCGGGTCGCGACCAAGTATCCGAACGTCACCGAGAAATATTTTGCGGCCAAGGGCGTTCAGGTCGAATTGATCAAGCTCTACGGTTCGATCGAGCTGGCGCCGCTGGTCGGTTTATCGGAGCGGATTGTTGACCTGGTTTCGACCGGTGCGACTCTGCGTGACAATGGTATGGTCGAAGTTGAGACGATTGCCGAAATCACGACCCGGCTGATTGTCAACCGGGCGAGCCTGAAGACAAAACACACGAAGATTTCCCGAATCATCGATGATCTCGAGAAAGTCATCGATGACGAAGTGAAAATTTCGGTTTAA
- the murA gene encoding UDP-N-acetylglucosamine 1-carboxyvinyltransferase, which yields MDKIVIHGGHPLGGEVRVSGAKNAALPLLFATLLAPGVHRLGNVPALRDIDTAARLLEIVGAKVVRNGDTFEIDSTNIESIEAPYDLVRTMRASVLVLGPLLARLGHARVSLPGGCAIGARPINLHLKGFESLGARIELDHGYVEAHAEQLEGGRVTFDIPTVGGTENLMMAAALTTGTTIIENAAREPEIVDLANALIGMGAKITGAGTATVTIEGVGQLKPMDYRVMADRIEAGTYMVAAAMTRGNVLVKGIDAAPLEAFLGKLREAGAIIEETGDGIRVQGPETIRSVDIRTQPHPGFPTDMQAQFMALMTLGDGTSVISETIFENRFMHVCELQRLGADIVIDGHVATVKGVASLCGAPVMATDLRASASLVIAALASENTTEVARIYHLDRGYEKLEEKLKGLGADIVRRSA from the coding sequence GTGGACAAGATTGTCATACATGGTGGTCACCCGCTTGGCGGTGAGGTTCGGGTCAGTGGTGCCAAGAATGCGGCGCTGCCGTTACTCTTTGCAACTCTGTTGGCTCCGGGCGTCCACCGTCTTGGCAATGTACCGGCCCTGCGCGATATCGATACGGCAGCCAGGCTGCTCGAGATTGTTGGCGCCAAGGTGGTGCGCAACGGTGATACATTCGAAATCGATTCAACCAACATCGAAAGCATCGAGGCACCTTATGACCTGGTCCGGACGATGCGCGCTTCGGTGCTGGTGCTCGGACCGCTCCTCGCCCGGCTCGGCCATGCCAGGGTCTCGCTGCCTGGTGGTTGTGCGATCGGGGCGCGACCGATTAATCTTCATCTCAAGGGTTTTGAATCCCTCGGCGCCCGGATCGAGCTCGATCACGGTTACGTCGAAGCGCATGCCGAGCAGCTTGAAGGCGGCCGGGTTACCTTCGATATACCGACGGTTGGCGGCACCGAAAACCTGATGATGGCGGCGGCTTTGACGACGGGGACGACGATTATCGAGAATGCCGCCCGCGAGCCGGAAATTGTCGATCTTGCCAACGCCCTGATCGGTATGGGAGCGAAGATCACGGGGGCCGGCACGGCGACGGTAACGATTGAAGGGGTTGGGCAGCTCAAGCCGATGGATTACCGTGTGATGGCCGATCGGATCGAGGCAGGCACCTACATGGTTGCGGCAGCGATGACCCGTGGCAATGTGCTGGTCAAGGGGATTGATGCGGCGCCGCTTGAAGCTTTTCTCGGCAAACTGCGGGAAGCCGGCGCAATCATCGAAGAGACCGGAGACGGCATCCGGGTGCAGGGGCCGGAGACAATCCGTTCAGTCGATATCAGGACCCAGCCGCACCCCGGGTTTCCAACCGACATGCAGGCGCAGTTCATGGCGTTGATGACCCTTGGCGATGGAACCAGCGTGATTTCCGAAACCATTTTTGAAAACCGGTTCATGCATGTCTGTGAGCTGCAGCGTCTCGGTGCTGACATCGTTATCGACGGCCACGTCGCAACCGTCAAGGGGGTTGCCTCACTCTGCGGTGCGCCGGTAATGGCGACCGACCTGCGGGCCAGCGCGTCGCTGGTCATTGCCGCTCTCGCTTCGGAGAATACGACCGAAGTCGCACGGATCTATCACCTTGACCGCGGTTATGAAAAACTGGAAGAGAAACTGAAAGGTCTCGGCGCCGATATTGTGCGCCGGTCGGCCTGA
- the prmC gene encoding peptide chain release factor N(5)-glutamine methyltransferase encodes MAETWTVLRILEWTADYFRQQGIESGRLDAELLLASLLELDRVGLYLQFDRPLNQREQAGYRELVKRRAAHEPVAYIVGETEFWSLPIRVSPAVLIPRSDTEVLVEEALECLEDNSRVLDIGLGSGAIAIALAHENKNVRVRGIDISPEAVEIARANSRLNQVDGRVDFSIGNLEDFSGGPYDLIVSNPPYIPHRDLDGLMPDVREFEPLGALDGGTDGLDAYRAILRQAPQELTDGGRLLVEIGINQADPVRQLFAEAGLQEITLRDDYAGIPRVVSGMKK; translated from the coding sequence TTGGCCGAGACCTGGACGGTTCTGCGGATACTGGAATGGACAGCTGATTATTTCCGGCAGCAGGGAATCGAGAGCGGTCGGCTTGATGCCGAACTCCTCCTTGCCAGTCTGCTCGAACTCGACCGGGTCGGACTTTATCTGCAATTCGATCGACCGCTGAACCAGCGGGAGCAGGCCGGCTACCGCGAGCTGGTCAAACGGCGAGCGGCCCACGAGCCGGTTGCCTACATCGTTGGCGAAACCGAATTCTGGTCGTTGCCGATCCGGGTGTCACCGGCGGTTCTGATCCCGCGGTCCGACACCGAGGTCCTGGTCGAGGAGGCCCTCGAGTGTCTCGAGGACAACAGCCGGGTCCTCGATATCGGTCTCGGGAGCGGCGCCATAGCCATCGCCCTGGCCCATGAGAACAAGAATGTCAGGGTCCGCGGTATCGATATCAGCCCGGAAGCGGTCGAAATTGCCCGGGCAAACAGCCGGCTCAACCAGGTTGACGGGCGCGTCGATTTTTCCATCGGAAACCTTGAAGATTTTTCCGGCGGGCCGTATGATCTGATAGTCAGCAATCCGCCCTATATTCCGCACCGGGATCTTGACGGGCTGATGCCGGATGTTCGGGAGTTTGAGCCGCTCGGAGCGCTCGACGGTGGTACCGACGGACTCGATGCCTATCGCGCCATCCTGCGCCAGGCTCCGCAGGAGTTGACGGACGGCGGTCGGTTGCTGGTCGAGATCGGAATTAACCAGGCTGATCCTGTTCGGCAGTTATTTGCCGAAGCCGGCCTCCAGGAAATAACTCTCCGTGATGACTACGCCGGGATTCCGCGGGTCGTCAGCGGCATGAAAAAGTAG
- a CDS encoding peptide chain release factor 1, which produces MFNIDKLEGVVDRFREVEGLLSDPSVVNNQEKFRALTKEHADLSEVVEVYHAWRKVEEELEGNRELLQDADPEMREMAKDEIPGLEQQHEELSEKLKVLLLPKDPNDDKNIILEIRAGTGGEEAALFAADLFRMYSRYADNNGWKVELLSSSESDNGGFKEIIAMVSGNRVYSRLKFESGTHRVQRVPETESQGRIHTSACTVAVLPEADDVEIQIDPSELRLDLFRASGAGGQHVNKTESAVRLTHVPTGLVVSCQDEKSQHKNKAKAMKVLKSRLYDMMLAEQQQAQAADRKSQVGSGDRSERIRTYNFPQGRCTDHRINLTLYKLDAIMQGELNEVIDPLVTHSQAESLAGQEN; this is translated from the coding sequence ATGTTCAATATCGATAAACTTGAAGGGGTTGTTGATCGTTTTCGCGAGGTCGAAGGCCTGCTCTCCGATCCGTCTGTTGTCAACAATCAGGAAAAATTCCGCGCCCTGACCAAGGAACATGCCGACCTGTCGGAAGTGGTTGAAGTCTATCATGCCTGGCGCAAGGTCGAGGAAGAGCTCGAGGGGAACCGCGAGCTGCTCCAGGACGCCGATCCCGAGATGCGGGAGATGGCGAAAGATGAAATCCCGGGCCTCGAACAGCAGCATGAGGAGCTCTCGGAGAAGTTGAAGGTTCTCCTTCTGCCGAAAGATCCGAATGATGACAAGAACATCATTCTCGAAATCCGTGCCGGCACCGGCGGCGAGGAGGCGGCCCTGTTTGCCGCCGACCTCTTCCGGATGTACAGTCGCTACGCCGACAACAACGGCTGGAAGGTTGAACTTCTGTCGTCATCCGAGTCGGACAACGGTGGTTTCAAGGAGATCATTGCCATGGTCAGCGGCAATCGGGTCTATTCGCGGCTCAAGTTCGAAAGCGGCACCCACCGGGTGCAGCGGGTCCCCGAAACCGAGTCGCAGGGCCGCATTCATACGTCGGCCTGTACGGTCGCCGTATTGCCGGAAGCCGATGATGTCGAGATCCAGATCGATCCTTCGGAATTACGGCTCGATCTGTTCCGCGCATCCGGTGCCGGCGGTCAGCATGTCAACAAGACCGAGTCGGCGGTGCGCCTGACCCATGTGCCGACCGGACTGGTCGTCTCCTGCCAGGATGAAAAATCGCAGCACAAGAACAAGGCAAAGGCGATGAAGGTTCTGAAGTCGCGGCTTTACGATATGATGCTTGCCGAACAGCAGCAGGCCCAGGCGGCCGATCGCAAGTCCCAGGTCGGGAGCGGCGACCGGAGCGAACGGATCCGGACCTACAACTTCCCGCAGGGTCGGTGCACCGATCACCGGATCAACCTGACCCTGTACAAGCTCGATGCGATCATGCAGGGTGAGCTTAACGAAGTGATCGATCCTTTGGTGACCCATTCGCAGGCCGAATCTCTGGCCGGTCAGGAGAACTGA
- a CDS encoding thymidylate synthase (FAD), whose product MHVQLLTHTPDPERIVAGAARLCYSDSSIDDLIGREQAEQEQLLRKILELGHLSVLEHASFTFGVEGISRACSHQLVRHRLASYSQQSQRYVSFDDTFDAVTPPSIAGKPELAGKYAALIEQLHQSYVELVEAGVPAEDARFVLPNAAATKIVITMNGRELKHFFHLRCCRRAQWEIQIMARQMLKLARQTAPLLFASAGPGCLEGPCPEGAMTCGAVKEVRQEFSDL is encoded by the coding sequence ATGCATGTGCAACTGTTGACTCATACCCCCGATCCCGAACGGATTGTTGCCGGTGCGGCCAGGCTTTGCTATTCAGATTCTTCGATCGATGATCTGATCGGGCGGGAGCAGGCCGAACAGGAACAGCTTTTGCGCAAAATTCTCGAACTCGGCCATTTGTCAGTCCTCGAGCATGCCAGCTTCACTTTCGGTGTCGAGGGAATCAGTCGTGCCTGTTCGCATCAACTGGTGCGCCACCGGTTGGCTTCCTATTCCCAGCAGAGCCAGCGCTACGTTTCGTTTGACGATACCTTTGATGCGGTGACGCCGCCGTCGATCGCCGGGAAACCGGAGTTGGCGGGAAAGTATGCCGCCCTGATCGAGCAGCTGCATCAGAGCTACGTTGAGCTTGTCGAAGCCGGGGTGCCGGCCGAAGATGCCCGGTTCGTGCTGCCGAATGCGGCAGCAACCAAGATCGTCATCACCATGAACGGCCGCGAGCTTAAACATTTCTTCCACCTGCGCTGCTGTCGACGGGCGCAATGGGAAATTCAGATTATGGCCAGGCAGATGTTGAAGCTGGCCCGCCAGACGGCCCCCCTGCTATTTGCCTCGGCCGGTCCCGGTTGTCTCGAGGGCCCCTGTCCTGAAGGGGCAATGACCTGTGGTGCTGTTAAAGAGGTCCGGCAGGAATTCTCTGACCTTTAA
- a CDS encoding 50S ribosomal protein L31, translating into MKEGIHPAYESATVKCHCGNSFETRSTRAGEITTEICSACHPFFTGKQKLIDTAGRIERFRKKYGQGK; encoded by the coding sequence ATGAAAGAAGGCATCCACCCAGCATACGAATCGGCGACAGTGAAGTGTCACTGTGGCAACAGCTTTGAGACCCGCTCGACCAGGGCGGGAGAGATCACGACAGAGATCTGTTCAGCCTGCCATCCCTTCTTTACCGGGAAGCAGAAGCTGATCGACACCGCCGGCCGGATCGAGCGTTTCCGCAAGAAGTACGGCCAGGGCAAATAA